A genomic region of Silurus meridionalis isolate SWU-2019-XX chromosome 7, ASM1480568v1, whole genome shotgun sequence contains the following coding sequences:
- the adam8b gene encoding zinc metalloproteinase-disintegrin-like jararhagin isoform X3 — protein MRYIAVIFCFLYDWGSFTEIPSMSHVKRYDVVRLQRLHENSVNEQVTKLLKAFGGIGVRRFLNLESNKHEKYPEKLLYELFFNGNNHTVHLQKNRLLIGHNYTEIHYEADGSTRMTSPKLEDHCYYHGHIDGMEDSSVSVGICSGMRGFVRAEKHMMYLIEPLSDSIDGDHAFYKQEYLRRKRSANGDSGVAIYDPERTVAALFKRSSWKGRTAFQTQRYVELFLVVDNTEYRRFRSNDERVRARMLEAINHVDKFYRPHNIRVLLVGLEVWNVEDQIVVSASDNITLTRFIEWREKDLLSRVKHDNAQLVTGADFLGSTVGLANKFAMCTKASGGVNQDHSTSPLGLAATIAHEMGHNMGMSHDVQGCTCGLSDCIMTEVVNSAAAVFPELFSDCSLEDLRIFLENANPGCLLDRPSSDRLYGGPVCGNALLDPGEDCDCGTVDECNSPCCNAKTCKFTNGSRCAHGECCENCQIKQAGSLCRAVVNECDLEEYCTGMSEKCPEDSFKMNGILCSYGDSYCYNGQCPTHLQHCKRLWGKDAKVGSSVCFFRNTFGKNDSHCGRSKYGYRRDIYCGSIFCTGGNKFPITGLKAQLLTNTGEICNIVGERSEEENLSMVPTGTKCGPNKVCFDNMCQDVKVYDVSVDCSGKCHGHGVCDHQKRCQCEPGWAPPYCDVKYADVPAAKNTTILIVSVAAGVLLVLAAGFGSWIYCKKRKDTGSRRKRKADPEFVKNRPNIGEPTLISSTATKPNFSHTCTPTRTAPQPPLKNMAQQPPYTAPSISLPIEMKPLPPSKPPRPAGAKQVNRPPCPPLALENSKRLKERK, from the exons GAAGCTTTACTGAGATCCCCTCAATGAGTCATGTTAAACGGTATGATGTGGTGAGACTGCAGCGACTTCATGAGAACAGTGTCAATGAACAGGTCACTAAATTACTCAAGGCTTTCGGTGGAATTGGGGTTCGGAGATTTTTG AATTTGGAATCGAACAAACATGAAAAGTATCCTGAGAAACTTCTGTATGAGCTGTTCTTTAATGGAAATAACCATACAGTTCACTTGCAAAAGAATag ACTTCTCATTGGACATAACTACACCGAAATACATTATGAAGCAGATGGTTCAACTCGGATGACATCTCCAAAGCTTGAG GACCACTGTTATTATCATGGACATATAGACGGAATGGAGGATTCGTCAGTAAGTGTTGGAATCTGCTCTGGCATGAG AGGTTTTGTGAGGGCTGAAAAGCACATGATGTACCTGATCGAGCCTCTGAGTGACAGCATTGACGGAGACCACGCCTTCTACAAGCAGGAATACCTGCGGAGGAAGAGGAGTGCTAATGGAGACTCTGGTGTAGCTATTTATGACCCGGAGCGCACAGTGGCAGCCCTCTTCAAACGCAGCAGCTGG aagggcAGAACGGCATTTCAGACCCAGAGATACGTCGAGCTGTTTCTAGTGGTTGACAATACCGAA TACAGAAGATTTAGGTCAAATGATGAGAGAGTACGGGCAAGGATGTTGGAAGCTATAAATCATGTTGATAAG TTCTATCGTCCGCACAATATCCGTGTGCTGCTGGTGGGTCTGGAGGTGTGGAATGTGGAGGATCAGATCGTGGTTAGTGCGAGTGATAATATCACTCTCACCAGATTTATAGAATGGCGCGAGAAGGACCTGCTCAGCAGAGTCAAGCACGATAACGCACAATTAGTAAC TGGAGCAGATTTTTTGGGGAGCACAGTGGGGTTGGCGAACAAATTTGCAATGTGCACTAAAGCCTCTGGAGGTGTTAATCAG GATCATAGCACGAGTCCATTGGGCTTGGCTGCAACCATTGCACATGAGATGGGACACAACATGGGTATGTCCCATGATGTACAGGGCTGCACTTGTGGCCTTTCTGACTGCATCATGACTGAAGTTGTAAA CTCAGCTGCCGCAGTGTTCCCGGAGCTGTTCAGCGATTGCAGTCTGGAAGATCTCCGAATATTTTTGGAGAATGCTAACCCTGGGTGCCTACTGGACCGCCCCAGCTCAGACAGGCTTTATGGTGGACCCGTCTGCGGTAACGCTCTCCTCGACCCTGGGGAGGACTGTGATTGCGGGACAGTAGAC GAGTGTAACAGCCCATGCTGCAATGCCAAAACCTGCAAGTTCACAAACGGATCTCGGTGTGCGCATGGAGAGTGCTGTGAAAACTGCCAG ATAAAACAAGCTGGCAGTCTTTGTCGTGCCGTAGTGAATGAGTGCGATCTGGAAGAATACTGCACAGGAATGTCAGAAAAGTGTCCGGAGGACAGCTTTAAAATGAATGGGATACTTTGCAGTTATGGAGACAGTTACTGCTATAATGGTCAATGTCCGACTCATCTCCAACACTGCAAGAGACTGTGGGGAAAAG ATGCCAAAGTGGGTTCGAGTGTGTGCTTTTTCAGGAATACATTCGGGAAAAATGATTCCCATTGTGGAAGGAGCAAATATGGCTACAGGAG agacaTCTACTGTGGAAGTATATTTTGCACTGGGGGTAACAAGTTTCCCATTACCGGTCTAAAAGCTCAGTTGTTGACGAATACTGGAGAAATATGCAACATTGTCGGGGAGCGATCGGAGGAAGAGAACCTAAGCATGGTACCTACGGGAACAAAGTGTGGCCCGAACAAA GTCTGCTTCGACAACATGTGCCAGGATGTGAAAGTGTACGACGTGAGCGTAGACTGCTCAGGGAAATGTCACGGACATGGG GTTTGTGATCATCAAAAACGATGTCAGTGTGAACCTGGATGGGCTCCGCCATACTGCGATGTGAAATACGCAGATGTGCCTGCTG CAAAAAACACGACAATCCTCATCGTCTCAGTTGCAGCTGGAGTTCTGTTGGTTTTGGCAGCAGGATTTGGGAGTTGGATTTACTGTAAAAAGAGAAAGGATACTGGCTCGAGGCGAAAACG AAAAGCTGACCCAGAGTTCGTAAAAAATCGCCCCAACATCGGCGAGCCTACATTAATAAGTTCGACCGCCACCAAGCCTaacttctcacacacatgcaccccgACAAGGACGGCCCCCCAG CCCCCGCTTAAGAACATGGCCCAACAGCCACCTTATACAGCTCCATCCATTTCTTTACCCATTGAGATGAAGCCACTACCTCCCTCTAAGCCTCCACGTCCTGCTGGCGCCAAACAG GTGAACAGACCTCCTTGTCCTCCTTTGGCTCTAGAAAACAGCAAGAG ACTGAAAGAGAGGAAGTGA
- the adam8b gene encoding zinc metalloproteinase-disintegrin-like batroxstatin-1 isoform X4: MRYIAVIFCFLYDWGSFTEIPSMSHVKRYDVVRLQRLHENSVNEQNLESNKHEKYPEKLLYELFFNGNNHTVHLQKNRLLIGHNYTEIHYEADGSTRMTSPKLEDHCYYHGHIDGMEDSSVSVGICSGMRGFVRAEKHMMYLIEPLSDSIDGDHAFYKQEYLRRKRSANGDSGVAIYDPERTVAALFKRSSWKGRTAFQTQRYVELFLVVDNTEYRRFRSNDERVRARMLEAINHVDKFYRPHNIRVLLVGLEVWNVEDQIVVSASDNITLTRFIEWREKDLLSRVKHDNAQLVTGADFLGSTVGLANKFAMCTKASGGVNQDHSTSPLGLAATIAHEMGHNMGMSHDVQGCTCGLSDCIMTEVVNSAAAVFPELFSDCSLEDLRIFLENANPGCLLDRPSSDRLYGGPVCGNALLDPGEDCDCGTVDECNSPCCNAKTCKFTNGSRCAHGECCENCQIKQAGSLCRAVVNECDLEEYCTGMSEKCPEDSFKMNGILCSYGDSYCYNGQCPTHLQHCKRLWGKDAKVGSSVCFFRNTFGKNDSHCGRSKYGYRRCAKQDIYCGSIFCTGGNKFPITGLKAQLLTNTGEICNIVGERSEEENLSMVPTGTKCGPNKVCFDNMCQDVKVYDVSVDCSGKCHGHGVCDHQKRCQCEPGWAPPYCDVKYADVPAAKNTTILIVSVAAGVLLVLAAGFGSWIYCKKRKDTGSRRKRKADPEFVKNRPNIGEPTLISSTATKPNFSHTCTPTRTAPQPPLKNMAQQPPYTAPSISLPIEMKPLPPSKPPRPAGAKQVNRPPCPPLALENSKRLKERK, translated from the exons GAAGCTTTACTGAGATCCCCTCAATGAGTCATGTTAAACGGTATGATGTGGTGAGACTGCAGCGACTTCATGAGAACAGTGTCAATGAACAG AATTTGGAATCGAACAAACATGAAAAGTATCCTGAGAAACTTCTGTATGAGCTGTTCTTTAATGGAAATAACCATACAGTTCACTTGCAAAAGAATag ACTTCTCATTGGACATAACTACACCGAAATACATTATGAAGCAGATGGTTCAACTCGGATGACATCTCCAAAGCTTGAG GACCACTGTTATTATCATGGACATATAGACGGAATGGAGGATTCGTCAGTAAGTGTTGGAATCTGCTCTGGCATGAG AGGTTTTGTGAGGGCTGAAAAGCACATGATGTACCTGATCGAGCCTCTGAGTGACAGCATTGACGGAGACCACGCCTTCTACAAGCAGGAATACCTGCGGAGGAAGAGGAGTGCTAATGGAGACTCTGGTGTAGCTATTTATGACCCGGAGCGCACAGTGGCAGCCCTCTTCAAACGCAGCAGCTGG aagggcAGAACGGCATTTCAGACCCAGAGATACGTCGAGCTGTTTCTAGTGGTTGACAATACCGAA TACAGAAGATTTAGGTCAAATGATGAGAGAGTACGGGCAAGGATGTTGGAAGCTATAAATCATGTTGATAAG TTCTATCGTCCGCACAATATCCGTGTGCTGCTGGTGGGTCTGGAGGTGTGGAATGTGGAGGATCAGATCGTGGTTAGTGCGAGTGATAATATCACTCTCACCAGATTTATAGAATGGCGCGAGAAGGACCTGCTCAGCAGAGTCAAGCACGATAACGCACAATTAGTAAC TGGAGCAGATTTTTTGGGGAGCACAGTGGGGTTGGCGAACAAATTTGCAATGTGCACTAAAGCCTCTGGAGGTGTTAATCAG GATCATAGCACGAGTCCATTGGGCTTGGCTGCAACCATTGCACATGAGATGGGACACAACATGGGTATGTCCCATGATGTACAGGGCTGCACTTGTGGCCTTTCTGACTGCATCATGACTGAAGTTGTAAA CTCAGCTGCCGCAGTGTTCCCGGAGCTGTTCAGCGATTGCAGTCTGGAAGATCTCCGAATATTTTTGGAGAATGCTAACCCTGGGTGCCTACTGGACCGCCCCAGCTCAGACAGGCTTTATGGTGGACCCGTCTGCGGTAACGCTCTCCTCGACCCTGGGGAGGACTGTGATTGCGGGACAGTAGAC GAGTGTAACAGCCCATGCTGCAATGCCAAAACCTGCAAGTTCACAAACGGATCTCGGTGTGCGCATGGAGAGTGCTGTGAAAACTGCCAG ATAAAACAAGCTGGCAGTCTTTGTCGTGCCGTAGTGAATGAGTGCGATCTGGAAGAATACTGCACAGGAATGTCAGAAAAGTGTCCGGAGGACAGCTTTAAAATGAATGGGATACTTTGCAGTTATGGAGACAGTTACTGCTATAATGGTCAATGTCCGACTCATCTCCAACACTGCAAGAGACTGTGGGGAAAAG ATGCCAAAGTGGGTTCGAGTGTGTGCTTTTTCAGGAATACATTCGGGAAAAATGATTCCCATTGTGGAAGGAGCAAATATGGCTACAGGAGGTGTGCAAAACA agacaTCTACTGTGGAAGTATATTTTGCACTGGGGGTAACAAGTTTCCCATTACCGGTCTAAAAGCTCAGTTGTTGACGAATACTGGAGAAATATGCAACATTGTCGGGGAGCGATCGGAGGAAGAGAACCTAAGCATGGTACCTACGGGAACAAAGTGTGGCCCGAACAAA GTCTGCTTCGACAACATGTGCCAGGATGTGAAAGTGTACGACGTGAGCGTAGACTGCTCAGGGAAATGTCACGGACATGGG GTTTGTGATCATCAAAAACGATGTCAGTGTGAACCTGGATGGGCTCCGCCATACTGCGATGTGAAATACGCAGATGTGCCTGCTG CAAAAAACACGACAATCCTCATCGTCTCAGTTGCAGCTGGAGTTCTGTTGGTTTTGGCAGCAGGATTTGGGAGTTGGATTTACTGTAAAAAGAGAAAGGATACTGGCTCGAGGCGAAAACG AAAAGCTGACCCAGAGTTCGTAAAAAATCGCCCCAACATCGGCGAGCCTACATTAATAAGTTCGACCGCCACCAAGCCTaacttctcacacacatgcaccccgACAAGGACGGCCCCCCAG CCCCCGCTTAAGAACATGGCCCAACAGCCACCTTATACAGCTCCATCCATTTCTTTACCCATTGAGATGAAGCCACTACCTCCCTCTAAGCCTCCACGTCCTGCTGGCGCCAAACAG GTGAACAGACCTCCTTGTCCTCCTTTGGCTCTAGAAAACAGCAAGAG ACTGAAAGAGAGGAAGTGA
- the adam8b gene encoding zinc metalloproteinase-disintegrin-like jararhagin isoform X1: MRYIAVIFCFLYDWGSFTEIPSMSHVKRYDVVRLQRLHENSVNEQVTKLLKAFGGIGVRRFLNLESNKHEKYPEKLLYELFFNGNNHTVHLQKNRLLIGHNYTEIHYEADGSTRMTSPKLEDHCYYHGHIDGMEDSSVSVGICSGMRGFVRAEKHMMYLIEPLSDSIDGDHAFYKQEYLRRKRSANGDSGVAIYDPERTVAALFKRSSWKGRTAFQTQRYVELFLVVDNTEYRRFRSNDERVRARMLEAINHVDKFYRPHNIRVLLVGLEVWNVEDQIVVSASDNITLTRFIEWREKDLLSRVKHDNAQLVTGADFLGSTVGLANKFAMCTKASGGVNQDHSTSPLGLAATIAHEMGHNMGMSHDVQGCTCGLSDCIMTEVVNSAAAVFPELFSDCSLEDLRIFLENANPGCLLDRPSSDRLYGGPVCGNALLDPGEDCDCGTVDECNSPCCNAKTCKFTNGSRCAHGECCENCQIKQAGSLCRAVVNECDLEEYCTGMSEKCPEDSFKMNGILCSYGDSYCYNGQCPTHLQHCKRLWGKDAKVGSSVCFFRNTFGKNDSHCGRSKYGYRRCAKQDIYCGSIFCTGGNKFPITGLKAQLLTNTGEICNIVGERSEEENLSMVPTGTKCGPNKVCFDNMCQDVKVYDVSVDCSGKCHGHGVCDHQKRCQCEPGWAPPYCDVKYADVPAAKNTTILIVSVAAGVLLVLAAGFGSWIYCKKRKDTGSRRKRKADPEFVKNRPNIGEPTLISSTATKPNFSHTCTPTRTAPQPPLKNMAQQPPYTAPSISLPIEMKPLPPSKPPRPAGAKQVNRPPCPPLALENSKRLKERK; encoded by the exons GAAGCTTTACTGAGATCCCCTCAATGAGTCATGTTAAACGGTATGATGTGGTGAGACTGCAGCGACTTCATGAGAACAGTGTCAATGAACAGGTCACTAAATTACTCAAGGCTTTCGGTGGAATTGGGGTTCGGAGATTTTTG AATTTGGAATCGAACAAACATGAAAAGTATCCTGAGAAACTTCTGTATGAGCTGTTCTTTAATGGAAATAACCATACAGTTCACTTGCAAAAGAATag ACTTCTCATTGGACATAACTACACCGAAATACATTATGAAGCAGATGGTTCAACTCGGATGACATCTCCAAAGCTTGAG GACCACTGTTATTATCATGGACATATAGACGGAATGGAGGATTCGTCAGTAAGTGTTGGAATCTGCTCTGGCATGAG AGGTTTTGTGAGGGCTGAAAAGCACATGATGTACCTGATCGAGCCTCTGAGTGACAGCATTGACGGAGACCACGCCTTCTACAAGCAGGAATACCTGCGGAGGAAGAGGAGTGCTAATGGAGACTCTGGTGTAGCTATTTATGACCCGGAGCGCACAGTGGCAGCCCTCTTCAAACGCAGCAGCTGG aagggcAGAACGGCATTTCAGACCCAGAGATACGTCGAGCTGTTTCTAGTGGTTGACAATACCGAA TACAGAAGATTTAGGTCAAATGATGAGAGAGTACGGGCAAGGATGTTGGAAGCTATAAATCATGTTGATAAG TTCTATCGTCCGCACAATATCCGTGTGCTGCTGGTGGGTCTGGAGGTGTGGAATGTGGAGGATCAGATCGTGGTTAGTGCGAGTGATAATATCACTCTCACCAGATTTATAGAATGGCGCGAGAAGGACCTGCTCAGCAGAGTCAAGCACGATAACGCACAATTAGTAAC TGGAGCAGATTTTTTGGGGAGCACAGTGGGGTTGGCGAACAAATTTGCAATGTGCACTAAAGCCTCTGGAGGTGTTAATCAG GATCATAGCACGAGTCCATTGGGCTTGGCTGCAACCATTGCACATGAGATGGGACACAACATGGGTATGTCCCATGATGTACAGGGCTGCACTTGTGGCCTTTCTGACTGCATCATGACTGAAGTTGTAAA CTCAGCTGCCGCAGTGTTCCCGGAGCTGTTCAGCGATTGCAGTCTGGAAGATCTCCGAATATTTTTGGAGAATGCTAACCCTGGGTGCCTACTGGACCGCCCCAGCTCAGACAGGCTTTATGGTGGACCCGTCTGCGGTAACGCTCTCCTCGACCCTGGGGAGGACTGTGATTGCGGGACAGTAGAC GAGTGTAACAGCCCATGCTGCAATGCCAAAACCTGCAAGTTCACAAACGGATCTCGGTGTGCGCATGGAGAGTGCTGTGAAAACTGCCAG ATAAAACAAGCTGGCAGTCTTTGTCGTGCCGTAGTGAATGAGTGCGATCTGGAAGAATACTGCACAGGAATGTCAGAAAAGTGTCCGGAGGACAGCTTTAAAATGAATGGGATACTTTGCAGTTATGGAGACAGTTACTGCTATAATGGTCAATGTCCGACTCATCTCCAACACTGCAAGAGACTGTGGGGAAAAG ATGCCAAAGTGGGTTCGAGTGTGTGCTTTTTCAGGAATACATTCGGGAAAAATGATTCCCATTGTGGAAGGAGCAAATATGGCTACAGGAGGTGTGCAAAACA agacaTCTACTGTGGAAGTATATTTTGCACTGGGGGTAACAAGTTTCCCATTACCGGTCTAAAAGCTCAGTTGTTGACGAATACTGGAGAAATATGCAACATTGTCGGGGAGCGATCGGAGGAAGAGAACCTAAGCATGGTACCTACGGGAACAAAGTGTGGCCCGAACAAA GTCTGCTTCGACAACATGTGCCAGGATGTGAAAGTGTACGACGTGAGCGTAGACTGCTCAGGGAAATGTCACGGACATGGG GTTTGTGATCATCAAAAACGATGTCAGTGTGAACCTGGATGGGCTCCGCCATACTGCGATGTGAAATACGCAGATGTGCCTGCTG CAAAAAACACGACAATCCTCATCGTCTCAGTTGCAGCTGGAGTTCTGTTGGTTTTGGCAGCAGGATTTGGGAGTTGGATTTACTGTAAAAAGAGAAAGGATACTGGCTCGAGGCGAAAACG AAAAGCTGACCCAGAGTTCGTAAAAAATCGCCCCAACATCGGCGAGCCTACATTAATAAGTTCGACCGCCACCAAGCCTaacttctcacacacatgcaccccgACAAGGACGGCCCCCCAG CCCCCGCTTAAGAACATGGCCCAACAGCCACCTTATACAGCTCCATCCATTTCTTTACCCATTGAGATGAAGCCACTACCTCCCTCTAAGCCTCCACGTCCTGCTGGCGCCAAACAG GTGAACAGACCTCCTTGTCCTCCTTTGGCTCTAGAAAACAGCAAGAG ACTGAAAGAGAGGAAGTGA
- the adam8b gene encoding zinc metalloproteinase-disintegrin-like jararhagin isoform X2, producing MRYIAVIFCFLYDWGSFTEIPSMSHVKRYDVVRLQRLHENSVNEQVTKLLKAFGGIGVRRFLNLESNKHEKYPEKLLYELFFNGNNHTVHLQKNRLLIGHNYTEIHYEADGSTRMTSPKLEDHCYYHGHIDGMEDSSVSVGICSGMRGFVRAEKHMMYLIEPLSDSIDGDHAFYKQEYLRRKRSANGDSGVAIYDPERTVAALFKRSSWKGRTAFQTQRYVELFLVVDNTEYRRFRSNDERVRARMLEAINHVDKFYRPHNIRVLLVGLEVWNVEDQIVVSASDNITLTRFIEWREKDLLSRVKHDNAQLVTGADFLGSTVGLANKFAMCTKASGGVNQDHSTSPLGLAATIAHEMGHNMGMSHDVQGCTCGLSDCIMTEVVNSAAAVFPELFSDCSLEDLRIFLENANPGCLLDRPSSDRLYGGPVCGNALLDPGEDCDCGTVDECNSPCCNAKTCKFTNGSRCAHGECCENCQIKQAGSLCRAVVNECDLEEYCTGMSEKCPEDSFKMNGILCSYGDSYCYNGQCPTHLQHCKRLWGKDAKVGSSVCFFRNTFGKNDSHCGRSKYGYRRCAKQDIYCGSIFCTGGNKFPITGLKAQLLTNTGEICNIVGERSEEENLSMVPTGTKCGPNKVCFDNMCQDVKVYDVSVDCSGKCHGHGVCDHQKRCQCEPGWAPPYCDVKYADVPAAKNTTILIVSVAAGVLLVLAAGFGSWIYCKKRKDTGSRRKRKADPEFVKNRPNIGEPTLISSTATKPNFSHTCTPTRTAPQPPLKNMAQQPPYTAPSISLPIEMKPLPPSKPPRPAGAKQVNRPPCPPLALENSKRYIL from the exons GAAGCTTTACTGAGATCCCCTCAATGAGTCATGTTAAACGGTATGATGTGGTGAGACTGCAGCGACTTCATGAGAACAGTGTCAATGAACAGGTCACTAAATTACTCAAGGCTTTCGGTGGAATTGGGGTTCGGAGATTTTTG AATTTGGAATCGAACAAACATGAAAAGTATCCTGAGAAACTTCTGTATGAGCTGTTCTTTAATGGAAATAACCATACAGTTCACTTGCAAAAGAATag ACTTCTCATTGGACATAACTACACCGAAATACATTATGAAGCAGATGGTTCAACTCGGATGACATCTCCAAAGCTTGAG GACCACTGTTATTATCATGGACATATAGACGGAATGGAGGATTCGTCAGTAAGTGTTGGAATCTGCTCTGGCATGAG AGGTTTTGTGAGGGCTGAAAAGCACATGATGTACCTGATCGAGCCTCTGAGTGACAGCATTGACGGAGACCACGCCTTCTACAAGCAGGAATACCTGCGGAGGAAGAGGAGTGCTAATGGAGACTCTGGTGTAGCTATTTATGACCCGGAGCGCACAGTGGCAGCCCTCTTCAAACGCAGCAGCTGG aagggcAGAACGGCATTTCAGACCCAGAGATACGTCGAGCTGTTTCTAGTGGTTGACAATACCGAA TACAGAAGATTTAGGTCAAATGATGAGAGAGTACGGGCAAGGATGTTGGAAGCTATAAATCATGTTGATAAG TTCTATCGTCCGCACAATATCCGTGTGCTGCTGGTGGGTCTGGAGGTGTGGAATGTGGAGGATCAGATCGTGGTTAGTGCGAGTGATAATATCACTCTCACCAGATTTATAGAATGGCGCGAGAAGGACCTGCTCAGCAGAGTCAAGCACGATAACGCACAATTAGTAAC TGGAGCAGATTTTTTGGGGAGCACAGTGGGGTTGGCGAACAAATTTGCAATGTGCACTAAAGCCTCTGGAGGTGTTAATCAG GATCATAGCACGAGTCCATTGGGCTTGGCTGCAACCATTGCACATGAGATGGGACACAACATGGGTATGTCCCATGATGTACAGGGCTGCACTTGTGGCCTTTCTGACTGCATCATGACTGAAGTTGTAAA CTCAGCTGCCGCAGTGTTCCCGGAGCTGTTCAGCGATTGCAGTCTGGAAGATCTCCGAATATTTTTGGAGAATGCTAACCCTGGGTGCCTACTGGACCGCCCCAGCTCAGACAGGCTTTATGGTGGACCCGTCTGCGGTAACGCTCTCCTCGACCCTGGGGAGGACTGTGATTGCGGGACAGTAGAC GAGTGTAACAGCCCATGCTGCAATGCCAAAACCTGCAAGTTCACAAACGGATCTCGGTGTGCGCATGGAGAGTGCTGTGAAAACTGCCAG ATAAAACAAGCTGGCAGTCTTTGTCGTGCCGTAGTGAATGAGTGCGATCTGGAAGAATACTGCACAGGAATGTCAGAAAAGTGTCCGGAGGACAGCTTTAAAATGAATGGGATACTTTGCAGTTATGGAGACAGTTACTGCTATAATGGTCAATGTCCGACTCATCTCCAACACTGCAAGAGACTGTGGGGAAAAG ATGCCAAAGTGGGTTCGAGTGTGTGCTTTTTCAGGAATACATTCGGGAAAAATGATTCCCATTGTGGAAGGAGCAAATATGGCTACAGGAGGTGTGCAAAACA agacaTCTACTGTGGAAGTATATTTTGCACTGGGGGTAACAAGTTTCCCATTACCGGTCTAAAAGCTCAGTTGTTGACGAATACTGGAGAAATATGCAACATTGTCGGGGAGCGATCGGAGGAAGAGAACCTAAGCATGGTACCTACGGGAACAAAGTGTGGCCCGAACAAA GTCTGCTTCGACAACATGTGCCAGGATGTGAAAGTGTACGACGTGAGCGTAGACTGCTCAGGGAAATGTCACGGACATGGG GTTTGTGATCATCAAAAACGATGTCAGTGTGAACCTGGATGGGCTCCGCCATACTGCGATGTGAAATACGCAGATGTGCCTGCTG CAAAAAACACGACAATCCTCATCGTCTCAGTTGCAGCTGGAGTTCTGTTGGTTTTGGCAGCAGGATTTGGGAGTTGGATTTACTGTAAAAAGAGAAAGGATACTGGCTCGAGGCGAAAACG AAAAGCTGACCCAGAGTTCGTAAAAAATCGCCCCAACATCGGCGAGCCTACATTAATAAGTTCGACCGCCACCAAGCCTaacttctcacacacatgcaccccgACAAGGACGGCCCCCCAG CCCCCGCTTAAGAACATGGCCCAACAGCCACCTTATACAGCTCCATCCATTTCTTTACCCATTGAGATGAAGCCACTACCTCCCTCTAAGCCTCCACGTCCTGCTGGCGCCAAACAG GTGAACAGACCTCCTTGTCCTCCTTTGGCTCTAGAAAACAGCAAGAG GTATATTTTGTGA